Proteins encoded by one window of Bacillus sp. DTU_2020_1000418_1_SI_GHA_SEK_038:
- a CDS encoding CBS domain-containing protein → MFVKSVMIPKYSSYTIDHETSIKETLDKLEKHGIDGLPVLNGDNYAGIITRYGIYENYFTSKQTKEDYLQNTRAKDIATHKDQYLRGNEIFEKTLLSLKDFPLLAVLDEKQRFLGVVTRFDVLAQFQSAFGMNKPGVRIAFTASETEGRLARLSEIARQFHEQIISIVTFDETDKLVRRIVMKVEKKDNIQKFLNKLEDSGFRILNVYED, encoded by the coding sequence ATGTTTGTAAAAAGCGTTATGATTCCTAAATATTCTAGTTATACAATTGATCATGAAACTTCAATTAAAGAAACCCTTGACAAATTAGAGAAGCATGGAATCGATGGATTGCCAGTTTTAAATGGTGACAACTATGCTGGAATAATTACTAGATATGGGATCTATGAAAATTACTTTACATCTAAACAAACAAAGGAAGATTATTTACAGAATACGAGGGCAAAAGACATTGCTACACATAAGGACCAATACCTTAGGGGGAATGAGATCTTCGAAAAAACTTTGCTGAGTTTGAAGGACTTTCCGCTTTTAGCTGTTCTTGATGAAAAGCAAAGGTTTTTAGGGGTCGTTACCCGTTTTGATGTTCTTGCCCAGTTTCAATCTGCATTCGGTATGAACAAACCAGGTGTAAGAATTGCGTTTACCGCCTCTGAAACAGAAGGCAGATTAGCAAGATTATCTGAGATTGCCCGTCAGTTTCATGAACAGATCATCTCAATTGTCACATTTGACGAAACAGATAAACTTGTACGCAGGATTGTTATGAAAGTAGAAAAGAAAGATAATATACAGAAATTCCTTAATAAGCTTGAAGACTCAGGGTTTCGAATTCTTAATGTTTATGAAGATTAA
- a CDS encoding spore coat associated protein CotJA, whose translation MFTLRKSWHPYVSPFDPCKPIRVKTFSTPPNLYMGFQPPNLPQFTPMEALRAGTLWKAFYDPWYSPYEKARE comes from the coding sequence ATGTTTACACTTCGAAAATCCTGGCACCCATATGTAAGCCCTTTTGACCCCTGTAAACCGATTCGTGTAAAAACGTTTTCGACGCCCCCGAATCTTTATATGGGCTTCCAGCCGCCAAATCTGCCGCAATTTACTCCAATGGAAGCATTAAGGGCCGGAACCTTATGGAAGGCTTTCTACGATCCTTGGTATAGTCCATATGAAAAGGCAAGGGAGTGA
- a CDS encoding spore coat protein CotJB — protein MKQMPAEYYQLLEQLQTVDFVLVELSLYLNTHNEDEDAINQFNHYVKERKKISKLFESQFGPLMQFGHSYSGKPWNWDDTPWPWQV, from the coding sequence ATGAAGCAGATGCCAGCAGAATACTATCAGTTATTAGAACAGCTTCAGACTGTAGACTTTGTCTTAGTAGAACTCAGTTTATACCTTAATACCCATAATGAAGATGAAGATGCTATCAATCAATTTAATCATTATGTAAAGGAAAGGAAAAAAATCAGCAAATTATTCGAAAGCCAATTTGGTCCCCTCATGCAATTTGGCCATAGCTATTCAGGAAAGCCTTGGAACTGGGATGATACACCTTGGCCTTGGCAAGTTTAA
- a CDS encoding manganese catalase family protein, protein MWVYEKKLQYPVRVSTCNPRLAKFLIEQYGGADGELSAALRYLNQRYTIPDKIIGLLTDIGTEEFAHLEMIATMVFKLTKDATPEQMKAAGLDAHYANHDNALYYENAGGVPWTATYIQAKGDPIADLYEDIAAEEKARATYQWIINMSDDVDLNDGLRFLREREIIHSQRFMEAVEILKDEQGKKRIF, encoded by the coding sequence ATGTGGGTATATGAAAAAAAGCTACAATATCCCGTTCGAGTAAGTACATGTAACCCAAGACTTGCAAAATTTCTTATCGAACAATATGGCGGAGCCGATGGGGAACTTTCTGCTGCATTAAGATACTTAAATCAACGATATACGATACCCGATAAAATTATCGGGCTACTCACCGATATTGGTACAGAAGAATTTGCCCATTTAGAAATGATTGCAACGATGGTGTTTAAGCTGACTAAGGATGCTACTCCTGAACAAATGAAAGCCGCAGGATTGGATGCCCATTATGCGAACCATGATAATGCTCTATATTATGAAAATGCCGGAGGAGTTCCTTGGACAGCAACTTATATTCAAGCTAAAGGGGATCCAATCGCAGATTTATATGAAGATATTGCTGCTGAAGAAAAGGCACGGGCAACATATCAATGGATCATTAATATGAGTGATGATGTTGACTTAAATGATGGTCTCCGTTTCTTAAGAGAAAGGGAAATCATCCACTCGCAAAGATTTATGGAAGCTGTTGAAATTCTAAAAGACGAACAAGGAAAAAAGCGAATATTTTAA
- a CDS encoding molecular chaperone TorD family protein: MTQRKNEQAERNFQLFLFFQRYYSGEALSYGLQDWKEVARVLNSEWLPFKNDNFVKGITILQTIDSDDLESLKYDFSRLFIGPRELLASPYESSYRNVEQLLMQKETLQVRNFYMQAGLAVANYESEPDDHMSIELEFICYLLAKRLEQPAYDQLYVRFLQNHLLKWFEDHCSNIHKYARNKICKAMGLLLLGFLSAEKNRLLTHDPTGGR, translated from the coding sequence ATGACTCAGCGAAAGAATGAGCAGGCGGAAAGGAATTTTCAGTTATTTCTTTTTTTTCAACGCTATTATTCAGGGGAGGCCCTTTCATATGGATTACAAGATTGGAAGGAAGTAGCGCGTGTTTTAAATAGCGAGTGGCTTCCTTTTAAAAACGATAACTTTGTGAAAGGCATCACAATTTTACAGACTATTGATAGTGATGATCTTGAGTCCCTTAAGTATGATTTTTCCCGATTGTTCATTGGGCCGCGAGAGCTGCTTGCCTCCCCTTACGAATCTAGCTATCGAAATGTGGAACAGCTGTTAATGCAAAAGGAAACGTTACAAGTACGCAATTTTTACATGCAAGCCGGATTGGCGGTGGCGAACTATGAAAGTGAGCCTGATGACCATATGAGCATTGAGCTTGAATTTATTTGTTACTTACTAGCGAAAAGGCTTGAGCAGCCTGCGTATGATCAATTATATGTGAGATTCTTACAGAATCACCTTTTAAAATGGTTTGAAGATCATTGCTCAAACATTCACAAATATGCACGTAATAAAATTTGTAAAGCAATGGGGCTTCTTCTTTTAGGCTTTTTATCAGCCGAGAAAAATAGACTTCTCACCCACGATCCCACAGGAGGTAGATGA